The Ferrimonas balearica DSM 9799 genome includes the window GATTTTTCAGGTAGGTTTTGACGCGCTCAGCAGCGGCTTCGGTCAGCGAAATGCCCATGGGTACAACTCCAGCTTGATTACTTGTCTTGCTTGCTCTTGTAGTCCGCAATGGCCGCCTTAATGGCGTCCTCTGCCAGGATAGAGCAGTGAATTTTCACCGGCGGCAAGGCCAGCTCTTCAGCAATGGCGGTGTTCTTGATCTGCTCCGCTTCATCCAGGGTTTTACCCTTCACCCATTCGGTGACCAGGGAGCTGGAAGCGATGGCGCTGCCACAACCGTAAGTCTTGAACTTGGCGTCTTCAATCACGCCGCCTTCGCTGATCTTCAGTTGCAGCTTCATTACGTCACCACAAGCGGGCGCACCCACCATGCCGGTGGCCACGTTCGGGTCGTTCTTGTCGAACGAGCCAACGTTGCGCGGGTTTTCGTAGTGGTCGATAACTTTATCACTGTAAGCCATGACTAACTCCAATACTTACTCTGTTCGTGAGGGCGATCCCGCCTTAATGACGGGACCCCGAAAACCCTTAGTGGGCGGTCCATTCCACCTTGGACAGGTCAACCCCGTCCTTAAACATCTCCCACAGCGGGGACATGTCGCGCAGCTTACCGATGGCATCGTTGATGATGCTGACGGCGTAGTCCACTTCCTCTTCAGTGGTGAAGCGACCAATGGAGAATCGGATGGAGCTGTGTGCCAGCTCGTCGTTCAGGCCCAGGGCACGCAGCACGTAGCTCGGCTCCAGAGACGCTGAGGTACAGGCACTGCCGGAGGAGACGGCCAGGTCTTTCAGGGCCATGATCAGGGACTCACCTTCAACAAAGTTGAAGCTGACGTTGAGGTTACCGGCCACACGTTGCTCGATGTCACCGTTGACGTACACCTCTTCCATGTCCTTGATGCCGTTCCACAGACGGTTACGCAGCGCCAGGATGCGGTCGTTCTCAGACGCCATCTCGGCTTTGGCGATGCGGGCAGCTTCGCCCAGGCCCACGATCTGGTGGGTCGCCAGGGTGCCGGAGCGCATGCCGCGCTCGTGGCCACCGCCGTGCATCTGGGCTTCCAGACGAACGCGGGGCTTACGACGTACGTACAGGGCACCGATGCCCTTGGGGCCGTACATCTTGTGGCCGGAGATGGAGATCAGGTCGACCTTCATGGTTTTCACGTCCAGCGGGATCTTACCGGCGCTCTGAGCCGCATCCACGTGCAGCAGAATGCCTTTGGCGCGACACAGTTCGCCGATGGCGGCGATATCGTGGATCACACCGATCTCGTTGTTCACGTGCATGATGGAAACCAGAATGGTGTCTTCACGCATCGCTTCTTCGAAGCGGGTCAGCGGGATGATGCCGTTGGCGTCCGGCTCCAGGTAGGTCACTTCGTAACCTTCGCGCTCGAGCTGACGAGTGGTATCCAGTACCGCTTTGTGTTCGGTTTTGCTGGTGATGATGTGCTTGCCCTTCTTACCGTAGAAGTGGGCCACACCTTTGATCGCCAGGTTGTTGGATTCGGTTGCGCCGGAGGTGAAGACGATCTCGCGGGGATCGGCGTTGATCAGCTCAGCCACCTGGTTACGGGCCACGTCCACGGCCTCTTCGGCTTGCCAGCCAAAGCGGTGGGAGCGAGACGCCGGGTTACCAAAGTTACCGTCCGGGGTCAGGTATTTAATCATCTCCTCGGCGACACGGGGGTCGGTCGGAGTGGTGGCGGAATAATCAAAATAGATCGGGAGTTTCATCTTCTTCTCCGCTTGCGGGCCGGTCAAATGTGGTACCGGCGAAGTACAACATAAAAGCGTGTGTTCAGGCGCGAGCCTGAACCCGGGTCTGGGCCTGCTCTTGGCGCAGGCTGACCACCTGGACATCACGATTGGCCATCAAATCGGCCAGGCTGATGCCGTTCAAAAAACTGGAGATGCGATCACTGAGATCGCCCCACAATGAGTGGGTCAGGCACCGGGCGCCGCCCTGGCAATTGCTCTTGCCGTGGCAACGGGTGGCATCGACGGATTCATCCACCGCATGCACCACCATACCGACAGCGATCTCCGCCGCCGGACGGCCCAGCAGGTAGCCACCGCCTGGTCCACGAACACTGGACACCAGGCCATGCTTACGCAGCTTGGCGAACAACTGCTCCAGGTACGACAGGGAGATGCCCTGTCGCTCAGAGATGTCCGCCAGGGGCACCGGCCCTTCGGGGGAGTGCAGTGCCACGTCCAGGATGGCTGTCACCGCGTAGCGGCCTTTCGATGTGAGTCTCATGCCAACTTCCTTCCTACTGTCTGCCGCCCAGTCTACATACCCGACCATTTTAGTCAAGTATTAAACCCAGTAATCTACTCGGGATTATTTCAGGGAATACCCCGGCGGCGGGCCCGGGTATTTAACCCCATTGACCGCTCGGGATCAATGACCGAACCCGCGGGAATTGACCGATTACATCGACCGGTTTTTTGAACTGGATCACGGCATTGCGCCAACGCGGCGTGACAGGGCAGCAACTTCCTCGGTTCAACTGCCTTTTTTTCGACCAGTCGTCTTATCCACTGAGGTCAATACACCGCGAAGAATGGCCAGTTCGGTCTGCTCAGGACGAGCACGATTGAACAGGCGACGCAGCTTGTTCATCACCTGCCCGGGGTGGGCCTTAATGATAAAGCCGGTGTGGCTGAGGGTCTGTTCGAGGTGCTGGTACAGCCCCTCCATCTGGCCCTGAGTCGGGTATTCCACCTCGGCCTCCGGGCTGGGTTGCTCGGTCTGGGCCAGGTGAGCCATGCGGGTCTCATAGCTGAGCAGCTGCACCGCCTGGGCCAGGTTCAGGGAGCTGTATTCCGGGTTGGCGGGAATGCAGACGTGGTAATGGCACATCTGCAGCTCTTCATTACTCAGTCCGGAATTCTCACGGCCAAACACCAGCGCCACCGGGCCGGTGTTGGCTTCGCTGGCCAGTTTGACCCCGGCTTCACGGGCGTCCAGCATGGGCCAGCTCAGGGTGCGACTGCGCGCGCTGGTGCCAATAACCAGTGAGCAATCGGCAATGGCGGACGCCAGATCGTCGGTGACCACCAGATTCTTAAGCAGGTCAGAGGCGCCCGCGGCCAGCGCAATGGACTGGCCATCCGGCGCCACTTTGGGTTCCGCCAGGAACAGTTGGGACAGGCCCATGGTTTTCATGGCACGGGCGGCGGAGCCGATGTTGCCGGGGTGGGTGGTGCCCACCAGGACGATACGGACGTTACTGAGCATTCTCTGTGGCCGATAGGTCAATTTCTGTGGTGGCGGAGTCTACCACAGCCACCGTCTATGCTAGATATCTATCCAACGGAAAGCGGGCGCGTGTGATGCAGTCGCTTGCACTGGGTGGCAGTTGCGGGTAGTATTTTGCGCCCTGCCGCAGGCGAGTGCCTGAGCCCGGCTCACCGTTCTTTCACATCCTGGGGTATCGATATGCATCCGATGCTGAACATCGCTGTGCGCGCTGCGCGCAACGCGGGTAACGTTATTGCCCGTGCTTTTGAAGATCTGGACAAAGTAGAAGCCGAACAGAAAGGCCTCAACGATTTTGTCACCAACGTAGACCGGGATGCGGAACGCGCCATCGTGGCCACCATCCAAAAGGCCTACCCGAAGCACACCATCATTGGTGAAGAGTGCGGCACCATCACTGGCGAACACGACGAGTTCCAATGGATTATCGATCCCCTGGATGGCACCACCAACTTCATGAAGGGTATCCCCCATTTCGCCGTCTCCATTGCTCTGCAGATCAAGGGCAAGATTGAGCACGGCGTTATCTACGACCCGATCCGCAACGAACTGTTCTCCGCCAGCCGTGGCGCCGGCGTTCAGCTAAACGGCTACCGCATTCGTGTTGCCAACAAGCGTGACCTGAAAGGTACCATTCTGGGCACTGGCTTCCCGTTCAAGCAGCGTCAGCACATGGAACCCTACATGGCGATCTTCGCTGAGCTGTTCAACGACGTGGCCGACATGCGTCGCGCCGGTTCTGCTGCGCTGGACCTGGCCTACGTGGCTGCTGGCCGCCTGGACGGTTTCTGGGAGATCGGCCTGAAGCCGTGGGACATCGCCGCTGGTGAACTGATGGTTCGCGAAGCCGGTGGTCTGGTCAGCGACTTTGTGGGTGGCCACGGTCAACTGACCTCCGGCAACATCGTTGCTGGCGCCCCGAAAGTGACCGCTTCCATCGTCAGCAAGATGCGCGCGCACCTGACCGAATCCCTCAAGCGCTAAGCTTGGGATTCCAAAACATCAAAAAACGCCGTCCTGTGACGGCGTTTTTTTTATCTTCATTGCCAGGCCGTTCAGGCCGTGGTGCGGCGCTGACTGTGCCACCAGCGACTGGTTCGCATCAGCGCAAACCACCCCAGTAGCCCAAGCGCCACCACCGGCGCCGTCAACACACACAGCAACCCCACCCAAAACGCCGGCAATCGCCTCGGATGCAACCAACGCTGGTGACGTGTCGATTCGTTTTGCATAGCGCCCCCTGATCCCGCAGCCCTGTGACATTAAGCATGGACGAAAAAATGCCGGGCGCGAGGGCCCGGCCAATAACGAGAAGCCATGTGAAAAAGTCTGGCGCCGGATCGCTCCGACACCCGGCACTGTGCATCATCATGATGACATTGCCATGACACGGGGCCCCAAAACCGCGCAATGGCAACCCGCCAGCCACCGGGGCAAGCGAAAAGACGCACAATTTCAGTTGGTACGGCAATTGCTGACGGACAGGCAGAGGCCTTTTCTAGGAGAGTGTTATGCCGTGGATCCCGTTACCGCCCGCTGACCTGCCATCCCTGCCCAACCACTTGCAGCTGAGTCAGACGTTTCCGGACCTGTTGCTGTATCAGGACCCCTACAGCCACCGCCTCTACGCCATGCACAACCGCAACCCGCTGAACCTGGCCGAAGCGTTGATGGATGGGGTTGTGGTGCACCTTGGGGAGCATCCTGTACTGGCGATCGCCGACGCCCATTTCGCCCTGGCCACCGGCGATTGCCTGGAGCTGCCGGCAATGGCACTGCCGGTGGTGCCAACCCGGCGTTGGCAACAACAGATGGAGATCTACCTGCCGAGCCATTGATTGAGTTCGCTTTATTGACAGAAATCCCTCTCGGCTGCGGGCACCAATTCTGCGATTGCGATCACAACATCCGACGTGGGCAGTTACATCCCCTGCCAGTAAACTAGTTCTCAGTCAATCCAACGGATCGAGTCAATGAACGGACTGTATAAACGCTTCGGCAGCAAAAGCCTGAAGATCGCCGAACACGGCATCCTGATCATCATCTCCATCGCGACCCTGTTCGCCATCTTTGAAGAGGTGATGCTGATGTTTAACCGCGGCAGTGTCGAACTGGGCGACCTGCTGCTGCTGTTTATCTACCTGGAAGTGCTGGCCATGGTGGCCAACTATGCGGAGGTGGGGAAACTGCCTATCCGGATGCCAATCTACATCGCCATCGTGGCGTTGGCGCGTTACCTGATTCTGGATATGAAGGCGATGGACGACTGGCGGGTACTGGCGATCGCCTTCTCCGCGCTGGTGCTGGCCGCCGCGGTTATCGTGATCCGCTTTGGCCAGCTGAAACTGCCCTATCCGAAGGACAATATCGACTGATTCTCAGCCGTGATTGCAGACCCGGGCGGCGTTTACCTGGTAACCGTCGCCCAGCTGGGTCAGCTTGTCCCGCTCCAGCAAGAACGCCAGCAAGGCATCGGTGGTCAGTTCACTGGCCTTGCAGGTGTGAAAGCGCACCTCGGCACCGAATCGCTCGGCGGCCATCTCTTTGAGCTGCGCCAGGGTTTTCGGCTCTTCCGCTTCGGCAACCATGGCCAGAAACTCGTGGGCGTGTACACTGCTCATAAATCGCTCCTTATCAGTTAATGGGTAGATGATATGCATCTTTTTGGCTGGGTTCGGTGATCCCGCTCCGATTTCTGCATCATCCCCTGGGCCACACGCCTGCATGGAAAACCTCGATCTCATCATCAGCCTGACCCAACAGATGAGCCTCTACCTGGTATTGGCCTACCTGTTGACCAAAACCCCGGTGCTCCGCCCCATGGTGGACCTGGCGGTGCACCTGCCCCACAAGCTGATGCTCTACATGGCCTTTTCGCTGTTGTGCATCATGGGCACCTATTTTGGCGAAGCCACCCACGGCGCCATCGCCAACACCCGCGCCATCGGCGCCATCCTCTCCGGCCTGCTCGGCGGCCCGGTGGTGGGCACGCTGGTGGGGCTGACCGGCGGGCTGCATCGTTACTCCCTCGGTGGGTTTACCGACGTCGCCTGCGCCATCTCCACCACTGCAGAGGGGTTGTTGGCGGGCCTGATGCACCAGCGCCTGGTGCGCAAAGGCAACCTCGACCGGCTGTTCGACCCACGCCGGGTGGCATTGACCGCCCTGACCGCCGAAACCGTGCAGATGCTGATCATCCTTGCGGTGGCCCGTCCCTTTGATGAGGCACTGGCCCTGGTCAAGGTGATCGCATTGCCGATGATGCTGGTGAACTCCCTCGGTGCGGCGCTGTTTATGAGCATGATCCGCGACCAGCGGGCGATTGCGGAAAAGCTGTCGTCGGTGCACTCCGCCAAGGCCCTTAAGATTGCCGAGCGCACCGTCGGCGTGCTGGTGAATGGGTTTAATCAGGAAACCACCGCCAAGGTGGCACGCATCATCTTTGAAGAGACCAAAGTCAGCGCCGTGGCCATCACCGACCGTGAAAAGCTGCTGGCCTTTATCGGCACCGGGGCGGACCACCACATTCCCGGCACGCCCATCTCCTCGAAAATGACGCTGGAAGCGATCGCCACCAACCAGGTGGTGTTTGCCGATGGGGTCGAGCGCCCCTACCGCTGCTCGCTGTCCGACCACTGCCAGCTGGGCTCCAGCCTGATTGTGCCCCTGCGCAGCGAGAATGAGGTGATCGGCACCATTAAGCTGTACGAAACCAAAAAGCGGCTGTTCCTGAGCCTGAACCAGACATTGGGCGAGGGGATCGCCCGCCTGCTGTCGAACCAGATCCTGACCGGCCGTTACCTGGAACAGAAAAGCCTGCTGACCCAGGCTGAGCTCAAGCTGCTGCATGCCCAGGTCAACCCGCACTTCCTGTTTAACGCGCTCAACACCCTGGCCGCCATCACCCGGCGTTCGCCGGAGCAGGCGCGGGAGCTGATCCAACACCTGGCCGCATTCCTGCGGGGCAACCTCAAGCGGGGCACCGGCGAGATCACCCTGGCGGAGGAGCTGGAGCACATCCAGGCCTACCTCACCATCGAACAGGCCCGTTTCGGCGACCGCCTGCAGGTGTCAATTCAGGTGCCGGATGCCCTGCGTCACTGCCGACTGCCCACCTTCACCCTGCAGCCGCTGGTGGAGAACGCCATCAAGCACGGCACCTCCACCCTGCTGGAGCCGGGCAAAATCGAGATTGGCGCACGGCAAGAGCAGGAGACCCTCGCCCTCTGGGTCAGCGACAACGCCGGCGCCTATGAAGCCAAGAGCAGCTCAGATGGACTGGGCATGAACATCGTCGACCGCCGTATCAAGAATGAGTACGGTGAACAATATGGCGTGCAGGTGCACTGCGAACCGCAGGTGCGTACCGAGATTGAAGTGCGCCTGCCCAAGAGAGAACTGGCATGATTCGAACCCTGTTGATCGATGACGAACCGCTGGCCCGGGAGGAGCTGGCCATCCTGCTGGAACACCACGACGACATCGAGATCGTCGGCGAGGCCAATAACGCCATTGAGGGCATGGCCCAGATTAACCAGCTCAAACCGGATCTGGTGTTTCTCGACATCCAGATGCCCAAGATCACCGGTATGGAGATGCTGGCCATGCTCGACCCGGGCACCATGCCCCGGGTGGTGTTTGTCACCGCCTACGACCAGCACGCCGTCGCCGCGTTTGAAAAGAACGCCTTTGACTACCTGCTGAAGCCGGTGGTGGAGTCCCGCCTGGCCACCACACTTGAGCGGGTGCGGGCGGCGCAATCGCCCCAGCAGCCCCTGGCCGAGGTGCTGGGAGAAACCATCCGCCACCTGCCCTGCTATCAGCGTAACACCCTGAAAGTGGTACGGATGGAGCAGGTGGAGTACGTCTTTTCTGACCTCAGCGGCGTGCACGTAGCCACCGCCGCCGACACCAGCCACACCCAGCTCACCCTGAAGGTGCTGGAGGAGCGTTCGCCCCTGATCCGTTGCCACCGCCAGTATCTGGTGAACCCGGAGGCGATTGCTGCCATCCGGCTGCAGGAAGGGGGGTATGGCGAGATTGAAACCCACAGTGGCCAGAAGCTGCCGGTCAGCCGCCGCTATATGAAAGGGCTGAAACAAACCTTCGGATTTCAGTAGCCCTTGTGGCACATCGCCGTGCCCCGTCTACACTCAGATAACCCCTGCGGGGTGCATTTTGATGTGGTAATTGAGTGAGGTACTGGCATGTCTCTGACCAAGGCGGACTTAACCGCCCACCTGGTCGACCATCTTCACCTCAAGGTCACCGACGCTAAGGTGCTGGTGGACACTTTCTTTGAGGAGATCCGACATACCCTTGAAAAGGGTGAAGAGGTCAAGCTAAGTGGATTCGGTGTGTTTCATCTGAGAGACAAAAACCCCAGGCCGGGACGGAACCCGAAAACCGGTGAAGAACATGAGATCACGGCCAGGCGGGTCGTGACCTTTGCCGCAGGGGGCAAGCTTAAAGGGCGGGTAGCCACCCTAAAAGCCTGAATCACAACGCCGCGGTTTCCGCGGCGTTGTCTTTATGGGCAGAACCAAACCGCTTATCCCCCATTTTCTGCCACTCACTGCGCCAGCCTGCCGCTCGCCCTCCCCTACCACCGCTCGGGTGAAAAATCCTTCCGCTTAGCTGAACGAAACGCCGTTTACCGGTTTGGCCGAACCGCTTATCGCCGGATAGTGCCGCTCAACCAGTGTTGGCAACCGCTCGACAGATAGCACAGGAATGAGCGCGATTCAGTCAGTAAACTGCCGCTAATCTCATTCGAGGACAATAACAATGCTCTGGTTCTTCACTTGCGTTGGCCTGCTGATCGGCGGCTACTTCATCTACGGCGCCTTCATCGAGAAGGTGTTTGGCATCAACGAACAGCGCCAGACTCCGGCGCACACCAAAACCGACGGCGTGGACTACGTGCCCATGTCCAAGAACAAGGTGTACCTGGTTCAGCTGCTCAACATCGCCGGTGTCGGTCCGATCTTCGGCCCGATCATGGGTGCCCTGTACGGCCCGGCCGCACTGCTGTGGATCGTTATCGGCTGTGTCTTCGCCGGTGCCGTTCACGACTACTTCTCCGGTATGCTGTCCGTGCGTAACGGCGGTGCCTCCGTACCGTCCATCGTGGGCAAGTACCTGGGCAACGGCGCCAAGCACTTTATGAACCTGTTTGCGATTGTCCTGCTGCTGCTGGTGGGTGTGGTGTTCGTTTCCGCGCCGGCTGGCATGATCACTAGCCTGATCAACGAGCAAACCAGCATGACCGTCAGCCTGGGCATGATGGTGGCCGTTATCTTCGCGTACTACGTGATCGCCACCATCGTTCCGGTGGACAAGATCATCGGTCGCTTCTACCCCTTCTTCGGCGCCCTGCTGATCTTCATGTCCGTTGGCCTGATTGGCGCGCTGATCGTCTCCAGCGAGCACAGCCTGATGGCGGGTTACCAGGTGAGCGACATGTTCACCAACATGAACCCGAACGACATGCCGCTGTGGCCTGCCCTGTTCATCACCATCGCCTGTGGTGCCATCTCCGGCTTCCACGCCACTCAGTCTCCGCTGATGGCGCGCTGCATGGAGAACGAGAAGAACGGCCGTTTCGTGTTCTACGGAGCCATGATTGGTGAGGGTGTGATTGCCCTGATCTGGTGTGCCCTGGCCCTGTCCTACTTCCCGGACGTACAGTCTCTGGCCGAAGCCGTGAAGAACGGCGGCCCGGGTAACGTGGTGTACTCCGCTTCCTTCGGCCTGCTCGGCGTGTTCGGCGGCATCATCGCCTTCCTGGGTGTGGTGATTCTGCCCATCACCTCCGGTGACACCGCGTTCCGCTCCAGCCGTCTGATTCTGGCTGAGTACTTCAACATGGAGCAGACCAGCATCAAGAACCGCCTGGTGATTGCTGCCCCGCTGTTCGCCATCGGTGCGGTACTGACCCAAGTGGACTTCGGCATCATCTGGCGCTACTTCGGTTTCGCCAACCAGCTGACCGCCGTCATGATGCTGTGGACCGCCAGCGCCTACCTGGCCCGTGCTGACAAGCTGCACTGGATCACCACCATCCCGGCCATGTTTATGACCTCGGTCGTGACCACCTTCATCCTCAACAACGCCACCCTGGGCTTTGGTCTGGATATGACCATCTCCACCGCCTGTGGCGTACTGACCGCTGCCGTTGTGGCCTTCGTTGTCACCAACGTTATCGGTAAGCAGGCACTGCCGGCTGATGCGGAAGCCTAATCCCGCAGACTGAGTCAAACGCAAAAACGGAGCCAGCTGGCTCCGTTTTTTTGTGCCCTTTCGGCACGGGGTTTGTCTTCGCTTTGTCACTGCTGCGCCGCCAAACCGTCATTGACCGACGCCAGACTGCGCCCGTGTTTTATCAAGACCGGTTGACCCGCCATGCCATCACCTGACATCGACCTGACCGCCACCACCGACGCCAGCCGCACTGACCACTGGAAGGTGGAAGGGATATGGCGGGGCCCGCAAGGGAGCGCCCGAGACATTCGCCACTTCCGTGGCAGCCGCAGCCATGTGGAGCGGGTGCTTACCCGTCTGGAGGGAAAAGGTCGGCTGCTGCGTCGCCTCAGTCTGCAGCCAGCGTGATCGCACCAGGGGTGAACCGCCCCGGCTTAAGTTGGGCCAGCTCAGTGGCGTACTGCGCCTGCTCCGCTGCGCTCAGCACCAGCAGGATTTGCTCGCCTTCACTCAGCTTTGCGGCAAAGTCGGTTTCGGGAGAGAACCGGTGTCGCTCGGCATCCCGTCGACAGAAACGTTCCAACGAATCAGGCAAAGGTTGCGTGCTGTAAAGCCCATCCAGGCCCTGTAGCACCTCCAGCGAGGCGATGGGCAACCGGGTAGGGTCAGAGGCCGGGTCTATTAGCCAACAGCGTCCTGGGGCGTTCTGGCCCCGTTCTGCTCGGCTCAGCCGTGCTGGTGTGTGTTCATCCCAGTTCAATCCATTGTCACTGAGAAAACGCTGCCACACCGCTCTGGGTTGCGCCTGTTCCCGCATCACCCGGGGTCGCTGCTCGCCGATAAAGCGCGCCAACCGACCCAGGGTGGCCGGCAACACCCCCTCCAGCAACGCCCGCAGGCTGCGCACCAGCACCGGGGCCCCGCCTTCGCTGCCGATGGCCACCACCACGGGAGCCCGGTCCACAATGGCCGGGGTAATGACGCTGCAGGCTTCGGGGTCATCCACCACGTTCACCCATAATCCCCGGGCGCGGGCGTGTTCACTGACGGTGCGATTGAGGGCGGGATCATCGGTGGCGGTGATCACCCCCTGGTGACCATTGAGCTGCTGATCATGGTAGAACTGGGCCAGATGGCGGATTCGACCGCTGCGGATAAGGGTCTCGATGGCGGGCACAATGCGCGGTGCAATTACGGTGAGGTGGGCTTCGGTTCGGCTCCATAACGCCAGCTTTCGGGCCGCCACTTCGCCACCGCCAATCACCACCACCGACAGATTCTGGGTGTCATGGAACAGGGGGAAGTAACGCATCAGGCCTCCGGCTCGGCGCCACAGCGCCAGCACACCTCGAAATGGCCATCATTTTGTTCACCACAGGCGGCACACTGCCACGGCGCCAGCTCCTGCTGATAGCGTTGCAGCAGGGTCAGGGCCTCGCTCTGGTGACGGCGCTCCACCAGCAGGCGCACCTCCTGGCTTTCCACCGGTAACTCACCGGCTGCACCGCCGAGCGCTTCTCCCAGCACCCGCACGAGAATGCCGTGCTGTTCCAGGTAACCTTTGACAGCATGGGCTTCGATCATATTGGCTGCGCGATACAGCTCGACATAACTATCCATGTGGACTTCATCTCCTTGTCGCATGGATGACGGCATTACCCCATCCGGGCCAGCTAACAAAAAGCCACCCCGAGGGGTGGCTTGTCAAGTGACTTCGCAAAAGTCAGGGGATCAGCGGGTCCTGATCCGCCCCTTCCTTCTCGACCTGCACCGGCAGCATGTGCTCGCGGGTCAGGCCCAGGCGGATGGAAGCGTAGCTGGCCACGTAGATAGAGGAGTAGGTACCCACACCAATACCCAGCAGCAGCGCCGTGGCAAAACCGTGGATCATGGTGCCGCCCAGCAGGAACAGGGCCACCACTACCGCCAGCGTGGTGCCGGTGGTGATGATGGTACGGCTCATGGTCTGGGTTACGGAGGTGTTCACCACGTGTTCCGGGCTGCCCTTACGCATCTTGCGGAAGTTTTCACGAACCCGGTCAAACACCACGATGGTATCGTTCAACGAGTAACCCACCACCGCCAACAGCGCGGCCAGTACGGTCAGGTCAAACTCCATCTGCAGTAGCGAGAACACACCCAGGGTCACGATCACGTCGTGCGCCAAAGCGATTACGGCACCCAGTGCCAGACGCCATTCAAAGCGCGCTGCCACGTAGGCGAGGATACAGATCAGCGCCACCAGTACGGCCAGGCCGCCCTGCTCCGCCAGCTCTTTACCCACCTGCGGGCCGACAAACTCTACCCGCTTGATCTCGGCGCCATTGCCCAGACCCTTAGCGGCGGCTTCCACCTTGGTCACCAGCTCGTTGCCTTCGCCGGCTTTCGGTGGAATGCGGACGATCAGGTCACGGGCGCTACCGAACTGCTGCACCACGGCGCCTTCGATATCCTGCCCTTCGACCGCACGACGCAGGTCAGCGGGGGAGACCGCTTTGCCGTAGTTCACCTCGATAACGTAACCGCCGGTGAAATCCAGACCCCAGTTGATGCCGCGCACACCCAGGCTGACCAGAGAGGCCACCACCAGAACGATCGACAACAGGCTCACCACCTTGGCGTGCTTCAGGAAGTCGATGGTGCCTTTGACTTTTAATAGCTCAAACATCACATCGCTCCTTTAAATGTCCAGCTTCTTGAGGCGCTTACCGCCCCACAGCGCATTCACCACGGCGCGGGAGCCCACGATGGAGGTGAACATGGAAGTGGCGATACCGATCATCAGGGTCACGGCAAAGCCTTTCACCGGACCGGTACCCACCGCAAACAGGATCAGTGCGGTGATCAGGGTGGTGATGTTGGCGTCAGCAATGGTCGACAGGGCGTTGCTGTAGCCTTCATGAATCGCCTGCTGGACGCTGCGTCCGGCTTTCAGCTCTTCACGAATACGCTCGAAGATCAGCACGTTGCCATCCACCGCCATACCTACCGTCAGTACGATACCGGCGATGCCAGGCAGGGTCAGGGTGGCCCCCGGAATCATCGACATGATGCCGACGATCATCACCAGGTTCACCACCAGGGCGCCCACGGCGATCAGACCAAACTTGCGGTAGTAGATGGCCATAAAGACCAC containing:
- a CDS encoding sensor histidine kinase, which gives rise to MENLDLIISLTQQMSLYLVLAYLLTKTPVLRPMVDLAVHLPHKLMLYMAFSLLCIMGTYFGEATHGAIANTRAIGAILSGLLGGPVVGTLVGLTGGLHRYSLGGFTDVACAISTTAEGLLAGLMHQRLVRKGNLDRLFDPRRVALTALTAETVQMLIILAVARPFDEALALVKVIALPMMLVNSLGAALFMSMIRDQRAIAEKLSSVHSAKALKIAERTVGVLVNGFNQETTAKVARIIFEETKVSAVAITDREKLLAFIGTGADHHIPGTPISSKMTLEAIATNQVVFADGVERPYRCSLSDHCQLGSSLIVPLRSENEVIGTIKLYETKKRLFLSLNQTLGEGIARLLSNQILTGRYLEQKSLLTQAELKLLHAQVNPHFLFNALNTLAAITRRSPEQARELIQHLAAFLRGNLKRGTGEITLAEELEHIQAYLTIEQARFGDRLQVSIQVPDALRHCRLPTFTLQPLVENAIKHGTSTLLEPGKIEIGARQEQETLALWVSDNAGAYEAKSSSDGLGMNIVDRRIKNEYGEQYGVQVHCEPQVRTEIEVRLPKRELA
- the btsR gene encoding two-component system response regulator BtsR, producing MIRTLLIDDEPLAREELAILLEHHDDIEIVGEANNAIEGMAQINQLKPDLVFLDIQMPKITGMEMLAMLDPGTMPRVVFVTAYDQHAVAAFEKNAFDYLLKPVVESRLATTLERVRAAQSPQQPLAEVLGETIRHLPCYQRNTLKVVRMEQVEYVFSDLSGVHVATAADTSHTQLTLKVLEERSPLIRCHRQYLVNPEAIAAIRLQEGGYGEIETHSGQKLPVSRRYMKGLKQTFGFQ
- a CDS encoding integration host factor subunit alpha, coding for MSLTKADLTAHLVDHLHLKVTDAKVLVDTFFEEIRHTLEKGEEVKLSGFGVFHLRDKNPRPGRNPKTGEEHEITARRVVTFAAGGKLKGRVATLKA
- a CDS encoding carbon starvation CstA family protein, whose translation is MLWFFTCVGLLIGGYFIYGAFIEKVFGINEQRQTPAHTKTDGVDYVPMSKNKVYLVQLLNIAGVGPIFGPIMGALYGPAALLWIVIGCVFAGAVHDYFSGMLSVRNGGASVPSIVGKYLGNGAKHFMNLFAIVLLLLVGVVFVSAPAGMITSLINEQTSMTVSLGMMVAVIFAYYVIATIVPVDKIIGRFYPFFGALLIFMSVGLIGALIVSSEHSLMAGYQVSDMFTNMNPNDMPLWPALFITIACGAISGFHATQSPLMARCMENEKNGRFVFYGAMIGEGVIALIWCALALSYFPDVQSLAEAVKNGGPGNVVYSASFGLLGVFGGIIAFLGVVILPITSGDTAFRSSRLILAEYFNMEQTSIKNRLVIAAPLFAIGAVLTQVDFGIIWRYFGFANQLTAVMMLWTASAYLARADKLHWITTIPAMFMTSVVTTFILNNATLGFGLDMTISTACGVLTAAVVAFVVTNVIGKQALPADAEA
- a CDS encoding precorrin-2 dehydrogenase/sirohydrochlorin ferrochelatase family protein codes for the protein MRYFPLFHDTQNLSVVVIGGGEVAARKLALWSRTEAHLTVIAPRIVPAIETLIRSGRIRHLAQFYHDQQLNGHQGVITATDDPALNRTVSEHARARGLWVNVVDDPEACSVITPAIVDRAPVVVAIGSEGGAPVLVRSLRALLEGVLPATLGRLARFIGEQRPRVMREQAQPRAVWQRFLSDNGLNWDEHTPARLSRAERGQNAPGRCWLIDPASDPTRLPIASLEVLQGLDGLYSTQPLPDSLERFCRRDAERHRFSPETDFAAKLSEGEQILLVLSAAEQAQYATELAQLKPGRFTPGAITLAAD
- a CDS encoding DUF2007 domain-containing protein, which translates into the protein MDSYVELYRAANMIEAHAVKGYLEQHGILVRVLGEALGGAAGELPVESQEVRLLVERRHQSEALTLLQRYQQELAPWQCAACGEQNDGHFEVCWRCGAEPEA